A region of Argentina anserina chromosome 5, drPotAnse1.1, whole genome shotgun sequence DNA encodes the following proteins:
- the LOC126795569 gene encoding uncharacterized protein LOC126795569, with translation MGTEILRPHDCLIERIRSNRSTTLFSQPVSYKYYANGPIHLQNHRYRNSAVRAEQKRLESATLVSKRIGRSNYDALMKAKNVIILRRGEPLNRMKKATSDNQLERFGQGRTMVPKKAGIVDLKYAGSAFAMSPEPSSLPLPSFSRKKKHVSRSFDDSATINLRRLLRLE, from the coding sequence ATGGGAACTGAGATTTTAAGGCCACATGATTGTCTGATCGAGCGAATCAGATCTAATCGTTCAACGACACTGTTTTCACAACCAGTGAGTTATAAGTACTACGCAAATGGGCCCATTCATTTGCAAAATCATAGATATAGAAATTCAGCCGTACGAGCTGAGCAGAAGAGGCTAGAGTCGGCTACGTTGGTTTCTAAGAGAATTGGTCGGTCGAACTATGATGCTTTGATGAAGGCAAAGAATGTGATAATTTTGAGACGAGGAGAGCCGTTGAACCGAATGAAGAAGGCAACGAGCGACAACCAATTAGAGAGATTTGGACAAGGGCGAACGATGGTGCCTAAAAAGGCGGGGATTGTGGATTTGAAATATGCTGGATCAGCTTTCGCGATGTCGCCAGAGCCGAGCTCACTACCTCTGCCATCGTTCtcgaggaagaagaagcatgTGTCTAGGAGCTTCGATGACTCAGCAACCATAAATCTAAGGCGTTTGCTTCGGCTCGAGTGA